ATGTGGATGTAGATACTGTTGTGCATCATACATTTCAATCTTAGTGAAACAGAGGATCAGGTGCTTAACACTTAGTAGATGATGCTCATGATTTAGTTactccttttaattttaaagctctgGATTAAAGGGCTCTTCAGTACAGAAGTAAATGCTGAAGAAGTATCTATCTAGTGGGATGATTTCTGCTTCCAGGTACACTTGGCAATACTCTAGTTCAAAGCAATTGTGGATAATTATGAAGACTGTTGCCTCTTAAAAACCTTCTTCTATAATGAGACATTCGCAAAAGTTAAATTTGCTAACTCTATGGCGCTGATCTCCCTCAGCTGCCCCACCAGTCAGTGGGGTAATTCAGAAGTCAAATTAGACTCTTACTCAGGATCActattttatatgtaaataatttGCAGGTGTAGTTATCCATGAAAATTTCAAACCTGGAACCTCAAAAGGGCAGAACGCGGCCTTTAAGTATGACAGATGTCAACTGTACTTTGGCTGACAGCAACCACTGAGTACATGCTGGGATTAGAGTTACCAGGTGACAAAGTCACAAGTGGAATTTTTTGGGGACGCTGTAATGTTTACACCAACTTTAGAAGTAAGGACTGTATTCAAatattatgttatttttatcgTTGCTTTTCCTTGTGATACAcctccttctgctttctcagaatCGAAGTGGTGCTGCTTTTGCCCTCTGTGCTCCAAACTGACGTATTTTCCAGCTTGTGTTGTTTTACCTTGATTTCCTGAGCAGCTGACATTACCGTTTATTTACCAGTAAATTGGATTCCCAGATTTCTAGGACTGGAAacctttttaatttcctcataTCAGTACacaaggaaaagcttttctaaacTTATTAGATGTCTTTAACTTTCAAGACAACATACctgaaaatgtaattgtattatcttcttccttttttaaatatcttcaagCTGTAAGAAGGGGCTCTTTTGAAATGGTATCCACTCTGATTAAACACAACTGTAGAATCCACCAGCCATGCGTAAAACGTTGGTCAGCAATGCATGAAGCTGCAAAACAGGGACGCAAAGACATTGTTGCCCTTCTTCTGAAGAATGGTGGAAATGTGAACCTTAAGGATGGATATGGAGTAACACCATTAGGTGTTGCTGCTGAATATGGTCACTGTGATGTGCTGGAGCATCTTATTCATAAAGGTATGTAGTCAGGTAAAAGGGAAATACACCTCTGCACTGGCATACATCTTGCCTGGTTGCTGAGGTGTTTTAGGGTGATCATGGAAAGAAAGAGTAGTGATGAATAAGAAGATTTGGTTTcttggaaggaaaggaagcatATACGAGTGTTCCTGCTAGACTGCAGTGATGCTTACACGTTTCCATAATGCATGTGAGAGGAGTGGCAGAATTGATACCAATCCATTTCAGTCAAGGAGGGACTTACTGCTACACATGCCCTTCTTGCCCTACTTTATCTCTCTTtactcccctccccttcctccctccctccccttcctcccttccttccatGTACATAATTATATTGGTAttaattaatgaaatgaaatatttttgaaatacgccagaatttttaaaatcctcagTTATAACACTTAACGGTCAAAGCAGACCCTGCTCAGGTGAGCATTTGAACTTGTATCTGTACAACTCTTGTTTTGCCTTTGAGTTTTAAATTTGccacaagaaatatttcttgttttagtGAAGTTTTAACTTAAATAATACATCTGAAAATTAAGAGGAAAGTACTCTGCACTTGTTCTTATGACGATCTGCAAGTCACTTGGGATACAATTATAAACTCCGTATCCTCCTTCAAGGTGGAGATGTCGAGGCCCTAGCAGATGATGGTGCATCGATACTGTTTGAAGCAGCCGGAGGAGGTAATCCAGACTGCATAGCCCTTCTTTTGGAATATGGAGGAAGTGGCAATGTGCCTAATAAGGCAGGACTGCTTCCCATACACAAAGCGGCTTATGAGGGGCATTACCTGTGAGTATGAGCTTGgactttacattttctttaagataCAATATGTGGCACAAGGTCACATTGAAGACGACTGTGGTAAACTTGCAAATGTATAGatcatttatatttcagaagtgCCTATGTTACCTTAGTTTGAATTaacttttaagtgttttttagcctaaacaaagcaaaatgcaaaacatactCCTTAGAACTAAGTGAAAACCACTGAAACCACTTAAACACAAGGTCCTATTTGACAGTGCTCGAAACTGGTGTTTCTGTGTTTGGATCTTCTTGTGTAAAATGTCTAGCTGGTAATTTAGCATATAGCTGGATGAGGGTCATTTTCTTCATGCAGGGCAGCGATGCCTAACTAGTTTTGTTCACTGTTTTTTAGGGCCCTGAAGTATCTCATTCCTGTCACATCCCAAACTGCAATCCAGAAAAGTGGGTTAAGCCCTGTTCACTCAGCAGCAGATGGCCAGAACTCACAGTGTCTAGAGCTCCTCATTGAAAATGGTTTTGATGTCAATACTCTCTTGGCTGAACACATTTCAAATAGTTACGATGACGAAAGGAAAACCGcactttattttgctgtttctaaCAATGACATTCTTTGCACCGAAATAttgctcaaagcaggggcaAATCCAAACAAGGATCCTTTAAACTGTCTTCTTGTGGCAGTGAGAGCTGGCAACCATGAAATTGTAAGGCTGCTCCTATCTTACGGAGCAAACGTCAATTGCTACTTTATGTTGGTTAATGATACGCATTTCCCCAGCGCCATTCAGTACGCTTTGAATGACGAGGTGATGCTGAGGCTGTTGCTCAATCACGGATATAATGTGGAGATGTGTTTTGACTGTATGCATCAAGATATCTTTGGAAATTCTTTTGTGTGGTCAACTCCAGAGGAAGAGATTCTCCCCGGGTGGACTTCTTCTGTAATAAAGGATAATCCAGTAAATACataccttccttccttcttttcactTTGCTCTTTTCATTAGCCAGCTTTAAACATTCCAGATTATTGTGCAGAATTAAGATTAACATACTggcaaaatcctttttttaaaacaccctaaaaataaaccagccatttttcattttctactcTGAGATAGAGGAAATTACGTACATAGAGTGGGTTTAGATTGGGGTTCGTATATTAGAGATTTAGGAAGgaatttttaagaaatcatgAGGCAGGATTCTGGAATTTCTGTTCCTATCCTAACCAGTGGAGTAGATGTGTTTCCAAAGAGAGATCGCTGTTGAACAAAACAGTGCCGCAAATTATAGCAATGTTATAATAATTATTGGCCTTCAGGCCTGTCCAGACAAATTAAGGGATCACAAAGGTTAAGCATggaagaaaatggcttttaaagTAACCTACCTAGGCATCAGTTTATGACTGTTAAAGGTCATTgctaatattttgtttaaattatcttgtgtaattgctttaaaatgtgttattttggCATTCCTCTGcacagattttgaaattatgACTTGatgtgttttccctttcagttcTGTGACTTTATTGCTGTTCCTTGGTTGAAACATTTAGCAGGAAAAGTGGTTCGTGTTTTTATAGATTACATGGATTATGTTCCTCTATGCACAAAAATTAAGTTTGTcttagaaacacagaaagaatgGACAGAGATACGCCAGATATTGGGTAAATATCTAACTTCCAGTTAATGATGTTATGATTTATTATAGGATAATTTAATTGCTTATGTCAGGTCACATTCATACAAAGTGTTTAAGCAGTCCAAATGTGTACTAAGCTAAGAACTAGCTAAGAACCAGGTTGTGCCTGTCATCCAGTCCTCAGATTGAGACAGATCTTTACCTATTGCTACTGGTCATAAATTAGTTAATCGGACTGGAATATGGCAAATGTGCACCTGGTGAGAATTAATCTCGTAAGGAATGTCACTGTTGTGTGGGGAGCCCTTTTAGTTAAGCAAGACCACTGAGGTACTTCTCAAACTCCTTATTAACCCATGTGACACTAGTCATTGCATAGCTATGGGGCACAACTTTTTTTATTGAGGAATATTGCTCACACTTCCATCCTTCTTTTTGCTCTCTTGATCTCTCTATTAATCGTTCAAGGATTATTGTAAGAGCATGTTTTAGATCCCATTATGTTCAAGGTGGTAGGTGGTCACAATGAGTGTACCATCACAGTCTGTGTACCATCATTTCCTAACTCCGATTTACATGATATACATCTAGAGTTGCAATTACTAATACTGTAATTGAATAATATTTCTTATGTATGCTTTCCTTTTGAAGTTCTACACATTAGCCTGGATCTTCTACCATTGCTGGCACCAGCGATAGGTTTCACCCagcttaacttaaaaaaatctgttgaggAATGTATTAAGTGTTCTCTTTGcatgaattaatttcatttacttttttttaaattttaaatagaatttgaTTTAACATCAGCTGttaaagagcaaaatatttatgtttaaaacTGGTAccctgtatttcattttgctttagtATTTTACACTGGAATGCAGAGGACGTCCTTTTTGTTAGTGGCACgggaaaatcaaaataatttgatagACATAACTACTGATATTTCAAGTACCTTGGAAGGTTTTGTTATGTTCAGGAAGGCTACATTAAACTAAGCTCTTTGACTGATGTAAATTCTGATAAGAAGTATTTGTTTAGAAGACTCAGCAGGCCCAAGCATGGCAAGGTCTGGTCCTGGTGCCTTATTGATACAGCAGAAATGGAAGGTGCCACAGCTGGCCACAACATGCCATTTTTAAGATGTGCACCTAGGGAAAGGAGAGATCGTTCATCAGTTACCATTGATTATGCTAAATAAGGTCCTTGTTTAGGTGTTCAGGTGGGTGCTTTGGGGACAGAGTACAGTGTGCATATTTCCAAAAGtaagacaaaaaaaggcagatatCTGATGGAAGAAGTTTGATTAATATCAGCAGTGTGTATCATCAcaattttgaagtgaaaagaattgtattttattcagAAGTAGCGAAATAATAACGCCCCAAGATAATAGATTttgatattaattttattaaagcaaGTTTTGGATTGTGAACTGGCAGTCATTAATAATGGCATTGATTTTTCCACCATTTCTCTCTCACTATTATTTTTAGATAATCCTCGCCCATTGAAACATCTGTGTCGTCTGAAAATACGTAAACTCTTGGGGTTACAGAGACTCCAGAAACTGTCATCCATGAAGAAGTTTCCACTTCCACCGGTTCTCAAGAACTATATCCTATATAAAGAATATGATCTGTATGGAAAAGGGATACGTTTAGAATAGTTTCTAAAAAGAACTGCATACAGTCTGTAATTTGACTCATTTCCTCACTATTTTTTACTAGCTAAAGAGCTGCTTGGTGTTTTGTATACATTCACAGCGTTCTGATAATTGTTGTTAATAGCTCTTTTATGGGaacaaatttttcttcaaaactagTACATTAAAGCTCATGTTTTAATGCATCGTACTATCTAAATATAGGCTAAAATCAGAATAAGGACACTATAATAATTATGTAGAACAGTACACTCTAAATGGGAATTCACAttaataaaagaagaattttccTGATGGACTTCTCAATGAAGATGATAAATACAATTGCTGCTCTCAGTTTGTAGCGTTAGTttatctgtaaaagaaaataaatgtctaaTTTAGCTTGGCAAAGAAAGTTAAATCACTAAATGCACGTCTCTGTCACGTAATTGGCCTGTAATGTAGCacgttttgtattttgaaagtcatgGTCCTATTATAAAATTCCCCAAGCACTTCAAAGATTCTTTTTAGCtatttttccaaagtgtttGCTCCTAGGTATGACTGCTGTGTGTGCCAGTACTGCATGTTTTAATGCTTGGCAAAGTTTGAGGGACTTTAATTAGGCTGTTTCAAAGAAAGAGTAGATTTTGATGGACAAACAAACGGGGAAATAATAGTGCAGCATATCCCCTTGGTTGAGAAATGTTGCAATTTCATAACTTTAATTATGTTTCCTACAGAGATTTCACAGATCAGTTCTTGACCAGGCTAAACAACACCCTTGGTCATGCTGTGATGCACTTGGCAGTATGTTTCTGCACGTCTAGAGAAAAAGACAACtgattaaatattctttaaattattctgttaaAAGTGGGTTGCACTTACTCCCTTTGCTATTCTGCCATCCCTTccatcttggggaaaaaaagacaaaaaagagtccaaacccccaaaattcagaaaagatttcAGTTGATGGATGTCAGGATTACATAGTGCATAGTCAGAGTTTAGCTAAATGTGTAATTTAAGAGATATGCTGGTTatcacacacatacacgcacTCACACAAACCAAAGGTCAGCTCAAgcatcctcctgccctgctccctaCACTGGCTCTCCCTGTTCTTCAGAACTTCTCCTTATTTGCCAGATGTCATTGTCATATATAACTTATTAACGCCTCAGTCAGAGATGTAAATTCCACTTCCAAAGACAGCTGTATCAGTCCTTTTGTGGTTCTGTCCTTCCTCACAACAGATTCACAGGAGCAAAATGGAAGGAGTGAAAATTACTGGTCTGGGACATGTATAAGGTTGACAGAAGGCTtaattgctgcttctgctctctcTAGGGGTACTATTCATCTGACTTTCCAAGACATGTCCTCTaggtttttttgccagaaatTTTGACCAGggtgaaaaagaagaatctgGACACTTGTGAAAAATTTCTAGGTATCTGGCATCTGGGCCAGGCCCCTGACAGGAGGATGCCCCAGGTGACTGGTGACTGCAGGCATGGCCTGAGCACAGAGTGCCCAGTGAACCCAACACGGCTGTCCATAGTCAAGGCTCCACCGACCAAAACATCCTGGGCATACCAGGCTAAGTGCATGTATGCTGCATAACCTATAAACTGGTATTTCTATGTGGGAATTCCTAAACAGAAATGCGGGCTTAATAATAGTAAGTCTTAAATAGCAGTAATTTTAATGAATACAGTGACCACAACACAAGAATCTGGGTAGTCACATATCTGATACAGTATCCTGCAACCAGCATAGGAAACATGATCAAATAGGGCTTTAGACAGGAGATTTTAAACCCTTTCTGTGGCTAGAGCCAAATTCCATTAATAGTTTTAGTTCATGGGCCAAGGTTTATATTTAGGACTCTATACACGCCTCAGGCAATAGTTACATTGCCTGCAGCATCAAAGCATTCAGCTCTAGGACAGAGCATTGCCCCAAGTGTTTAAGATACCATGAACTAGTCCCTAGAATATCATTAGGTAAGCTAAAAAGACATGATATTATTGTGTTTATCTTTTAAACAATACATCTGGgccctttttgttgtttggtaGCCTGTTACAGAAGGTGGCCTAATcctgttttaaagcttttctgtccttcaaCATTGAAGTGGTTTATTTATTGAAGActttcccctcccc
Above is a genomic segment from Gymnogyps californianus isolate 813 chromosome 1, ASM1813914v2, whole genome shotgun sequence containing:
- the ASB15 gene encoding ankyrin repeat and SOCS box protein 15, with the translated sequence MMDEREDLVEDLLTEYAIQLSIQESNGAKLPVSSSYSDSFVPPSEENRKIVTSIKQGQVFGLQELVKQKYALDEADERGWFPLHEAAAQPIQQILEIILDASYKAMWEYKTCDGETPLTLAAKAGFVENVRTLLEKGVWPNTTNDKGETPLLIAVRRGSFEMVSTLIKHNCRIHQPCVKRWSAMHEAAKQGRKDIVALLLKNGGNVNLKDGYGVTPLGVAAEYGHCDVLEHLIHKGGDVEALADDGASILFEAAGGGNPDCIALLLEYGGSGNVPNKAGLLPIHKAAYEGHYLALKYLIPVTSQTAIQKSGLSPVHSAADGQNSQCLELLIENGFDVNTLLAEHISNSYDDERKTALYFAVSNNDILCTEILLKAGANPNKDPLNCLLVAVRAGNHEIVRLLLSYGANVNCYFMLVNDTHFPSAIQYALNDEVMLRLLLNHGYNVEMCFDCMHQDIFGNSFVWSTPEEEILPGWTSSVIKDNPFCDFIAVPWLKHLAGKVVRVFIDYMDYVPLCTKIKFVLETQKEWTEIRQILDNPRPLKHLCRLKIRKLLGLQRLQKLSSMKKFPLPPVLKNYILYKEYDLYGKGIRLE